One Hallerella porci DNA window includes the following coding sequences:
- a CDS encoding DUF1653 domain-containing protein, with amino-acid sequence MENNRSVQLHRIYRHFKGKYYATLALIVNAENDEPMELYKALYGEGKLYVRTVNNFLTEVDKIKYPTAKQFYRFEVVEDFEK; translated from the coding sequence ATGGAAAATAATCGAAGCGTTCAACTTCATCGGATTTATCGACACTTTAAAGGAAAATATTATGCGACGCTTGCGCTGATTGTGAATGCCGAAAACGATGAGCCGATGGAGCTTTACAAAGCGCTTTATGGCGAAGGCAAATTGTATGTGCGAACGGTGAATAATTTTTTAACCGAAGTGGATAAAATAAAATATCCAACGGCGAAGCAATTTTATCGATTTGAAGTCGTCGAAGATTTTGAAAAATAA
- a CDS encoding acyl-[acyl-carrier-protein] thioesterase yields the protein MFTLPLKVLPSHVNANRVMRITGILDALQDTSLLWLDTFPAFHEFLNKNGLGMLLAYRQVDIIRFPKYKEDLRVVTGVFDCKKTFGYRNTFIYDAEGNAIVKTWSIGAFVNMQNGELTVIPDDVAAKVQFTEKEEMDYSDRKLRIPKVPFELRDTILVKKSDIDFYGHMNNSRYMEKALEFIDENQVKRLRVSYKKSAQFGDTILVESAKTENGEFFRLRAPDGDVFTLIEFITV from the coding sequence ATGTTTACTCTTCCTTTAAAAGTGCTCCCGAGTCACGTGAACGCAAACCGCGTGATGCGCATTACGGGAATTTTGGATGCGTTACAAGACACATCGCTTTTGTGGCTCGATACCTTCCCCGCGTTTCATGAATTTTTGAATAAAAATGGACTCGGAATGCTTCTCGCTTATCGGCAAGTGGACATCATCCGCTTTCCGAAATACAAAGAAGATTTGCGCGTGGTCACGGGAGTTTTTGATTGCAAAAAAACTTTTGGTTACCGCAATACTTTCATCTATGACGCCGAAGGAAATGCGATTGTAAAAACGTGGAGCATCGGCGCTTTCGTGAATATGCAAAATGGCGAACTCACGGTGATTCCCGACGATGTTGCGGCAAAAGTGCAATTCACTGAAAAAGAAGAAATGGATTACTCCGATCGAAAATTGCGAATTCCGAAAGTTCCGTTTGAATTGCGCGATACGATTCTCGTGAAAAAAAGCGACATCGATTTTTACGGTCATATGAACAATAGCCGCTACATGGAAAAGGCGCTTGAATTTATCGACGAAAATCAAGTGAAGCGGCTGCGGGTTTCGTACAAGAAAAGCGCACAATTTGGCGATACAATTCTTGTCGAATCCGCCAAAACAGAAAACGGAGAATTTTTCCGTTTGCGTGCTCCTGACGGCGATGTTTTCACTCTCATTGAATTTATCACCGTTTAA
- a CDS encoding ABC transporter ATP-binding protein, giving the protein MDKPSPSTDLQIRNVFKNFGSKAVLKGIDVDIRHGEFVTLLGPSGCGKTTLLRIIGGFEKADSGEVLLNGNVISNRSPAKRPINTVFQNYALFPHLNIFNNVAFGLKSQKRPKEEIERRVNEMLELVNITDLAREMPATLSGGQKQRVALARALVNEPEILLLDEPLSALDANLRKKLQVELRELQKKTDTTFILVTHDQDEAIAVSDRILVMYQGQIIQDGSPEDVYEHPANRFVATFIGEANILECDRVAENLAQTNFGNLKLEKDPAWKINESGKCHGGIAIRMEDIHVCTPDENFSENVFPAKILQRIFRGDYWELIAELPGVSNFESLKLRVMTDPDEIYNPGDQVKLYMEPQYLQVLSD; this is encoded by the coding sequence ATGGACAAGCCTTCGCCCAGTACGGATTTGCAAATCCGAAACGTTTTCAAAAATTTTGGCAGCAAAGCCGTTCTCAAAGGAATTGACGTTGACATTCGTCACGGTGAATTTGTCACTCTTCTCGGGCCTTCGGGATGCGGCAAAACAACTTTGCTTCGCATTATCGGCGGTTTTGAAAAAGCAGATTCTGGCGAAGTTTTGTTAAACGGCAATGTCATTTCGAATCGTTCTCCGGCAAAGCGTCCGATCAATACGGTTTTTCAAAATTACGCGCTCTTTCCGCATTTGAATATTTTCAACAATGTCGCCTTCGGACTCAAAAGTCAAAAGCGTCCGAAAGAAGAAATTGAACGCCGCGTAAACGAGATGCTCGAACTCGTAAACATTACCGACCTCGCACGAGAAATGCCCGCGACACTTTCTGGCGGCCAAAAGCAACGCGTTGCCCTCGCCCGCGCTCTCGTCAACGAGCCCGAAATTCTTTTGCTCGATGAACCGCTTTCTGCTCTCGATGCAAACCTCCGCAAAAAACTCCAAGTGGAACTTCGCGAACTGCAAAAGAAAACCGATACTACTTTTATTTTAGTCACTCACGACCAAGATGAAGCGATTGCGGTGAGCGACCGCATTTTGGTCATGTATCAAGGTCAAATTATTCAAGACGGTTCTCCCGAAGATGTTTACGAACATCCCGCAAATCGTTTTGTCGCAACATTCATCGGCGAAGCGAATATTCTCGAATGCGACCGCGTTGCCGAAAATTTAGCGCAGACGAATTTTGGCAATTTGAAATTGGAAAAAGATCCGGCGTGGAAAATAAACGAAAGCGGCAAATGCCACGGCGGCATCGCAATTCGCATGGAAGATATTCACGTTTGCACTCCCGATGAAAATTTTTCCGAAAATGTTTTTCCGGCAAAAATTTTGCAGCGCATTTTCCGCGGCGATTACTGGGAACTGATTGCGGAACTTCCGGGAGTTTCTAATTTCGAAAGTTTAAAACTCCGCGTGATGACCGACCCCGATGAAATTTACAATCCGGGCGATCAAGTGAAATTGTACATGGAACCGCAATATTTGCAAGTGTTGAGCGATTAA